The DNA region GGCAAGCAATCGAAAAGCAAAACTATTTCCAATTCCATATCGTTTTCACTCAACGTATTCCCATCCCACTTAAGAAAAATCGAGCCGTCGTATCGACACGCCACGCCAAAAGGACCAAAGGAAATTAGTATCCATATAGATCAGTCAAAGAGACACTGTTCCTTTTTCTCAGCATATCCTTCAATGCATTGCTTGTCCCGGGCTCTGTGATCAGCCTTGAATGTCCATCCAGAAAAGAGAGTCCTCGAGATTAACCTCCTTGCAGAACCCTGTGAGCACcgagttcttccttccaggtccAGTTCCGCACCATCGTCCCCCGCATCAGAAGGGCTGGCACGTCCACCGGTGTTCCACGTTCCCCGAGCGGTGCGAtgccttgctctcctcctccacctccttcacTGGGTGCGGTGTACCTGACAACAAATCATACGGAGACGGCCTTTAGCAGAAACGGCTCTGAAGAAGCCTCTCCCAGAAAATGCCCAGCAGCTCAAGGGTCCGGGCACGAGTTCTTACCGACCAAGGAGCTGAAACCAGCCAAGATGCTTCCTCAGTAGAAGCAGACCGTGTGCAGAAAGCTCCTTCCTGTTTTCTCCTCGGCCGCCTGGAGCAGTTCGGCCAGACGACTTTGCGTGTCGTCTGCCTGCTGGAGACCCTGGCAGAGCTCACAGATGATCGAGGCTCCAAGGCTGGCTGCCTCCAGGGTGTCGTCTACGTCCACGTTGACGACCGGCACAGGCTGCCAGGTCTCCTGGTCCCTGGCGCACAGGTCGGCCACCACCCGGTTATAGGCCCTCTGCCCACAGGTGAAGATGATGTCAAAGGGATCTGGGCACTCTTGAAACCTTTCTGGGCCAGGCTTgattctctcatttcttctcagGATGCGTAAGACTCCATTCCTTTGGTAGTGCTTTTGGTCTTTAGAGGAGAGGTCGCTGTGCATCTTCTTATAGGGCGTGGAGAAGTCGTAGAGCACGGGTGGCTTGCGTGGCCCTCCTGGGAGCCTCACGTGGGATCCGGCTCCAAAAGACCTGACATGGAACCCGTTCTTCCTGAGGACGCGGTGGGCTTCCATGCTCCTGTTGACATTGCTCATGCAGACCACGGCCACCCTGAgcggggaggagggcatggcggcaGCCTCTTGGGACTCCAGCTGGACAGGAGGGCTTCAGGGTCCGAGGGGGACTCTGAAGGCCAGGGAGATGACCGGCTGTGTCCACTTTTCTAGTGAGCATTTgaatcagagaagagagaaggccTTCACATGGAGGCGTGGGCCCAAGGTGGGCGGAGACCTCTTGATTGGATAGTGGCTTAACTCTTGAGAGACTGGATGTAGACAGTGGACCCAATGGGGTGACCAGAACAACCCGGTGACCCAGTCGCCCAACTCGACTGCCAGGAGGTGCCCATCCGGCTCCCTTGCCACCCCAGAGTCCTTTGCCAGGGACAGTTATCCCTGTGCGTGCCTGTGTGTTTGAGGCTGagattgctaagttgcttcagtcctgcccgactctgtgtgaccccatggacagcagcccacctggctcctctgtccacgggattctccaggcgggaatactgaggtgggttgccgtttccttccccagaggctaAGACTGGTACTAGACCAAACAACCTGACGACTCTCCAGCTTCTCACTTTCCCCTCCAGTGTCCTGAAGACATGCAAAGGGAAAAGGCCTGTGAAATTCCCAGGCCTTCTAATCCTATGGTACAATCAATCACACTGGTTGCTCCAAAGATTTTCACATTAGAACTGATACTCCAGGAGTGCACTTCTGTCAAATCCTAGGGAGACATTCATGATTCTCCCAGTCAATGGGCAAAAGGATTCACCAGTGGCAAAAGCAACCTCTGGAAATAATGCCTGCTGCTTCCATCGGGTTTCACAAGTTGAAGGAACACCACATTTTCTCCACTGCCTTTTCTTCACTTCATCAGGAATCTCCAGGGATCCAGGCCGAGTCTGCCTCCCTTGTCTCCAAAAGCGACTGGGTCTGAGCATCCCACCGTCAGAACAGAAGGCTTCTCGCTACCTTTCTCCACTTGCCTCATTGCCAAAGCAACTGATACACAGCTCAAAGCTGGGATCGGGACACTGACCGCTAACGAGACTGAATGCTGTCACTTCAAAATGTCAGGGCACGTGGGGGCAACGGTCTCTTCATAGGGCCATGGACTGAATGCTCCAATCAATCTATCCATTGGAGTGTAGATTCTAACATTGCAAAGAGTCCTACGTCAGTAAACACCCGAAGTGTACTCGGAGTGTAACCCGCCCACCCCCCCAAGCATGAGCATGGACAGAATGTCAGCTTCTTTAACTCGAGAAGTGGGCCTCCGACCACCGAATCCCTCAGAGTGGAGTGCAgacttctggaatgctcttgtccATGGCATTCCTTTGTCTCGAACGACAAGACACCTAGGGCTCAGTTGCTTCGATGCCTCCCCTACCACAGATGAGAAGACAccctttctttaaattaaataattttactttatttcaaataCACAGGCTATTTGATTGAACAGATAGATCATGCTGGCATTTTAGCCACACATGATCCACCCTGAGGTTCCAATAAAGCAGGCGTTCGTCAAAGGCAAGCAATCGAAAAGCAAAACT from Capricornis sumatraensis isolate serow.1 unplaced genomic scaffold, serow.2 scaffold102, whole genome shotgun sequence includes:
- the LOC138072521 gene encoding RNA polymerase II subunit A C-terminal domain phosphatase SSU72 like protein 3-like yields the protein MPSSPLRVAVVCMSNVNRSMEAHRVLRKNGFHVRSFGAGSHVRLPGGPRKPPVLYDFSTPYKKMHSDLSSKDQKHYQRNGVLRILRRNERIKPGPERFQECPDPFDIIFTCGQRAYNRVVADLCARDQETWQPVPVVNVDVDDTLEAASLGASIICELCQGLQQADDTQSRLAELLQAAEEKTGRSFLHTVCFY